One Mycolicibacterium doricum genomic window, CCAAAGCGAGTCACCGCGCGCTTTGCGTCGCCACGGGCGAGCGAAGTTCTGTTCGTCGCCGTTGATCTCGGCCAACGCTATCGCTGGCTGATCTCCGGTGCAGCGAGCTAGCCAGTAACCGTCGCGGCCGGCGACGCCAGCAGCGTCCCTCTCCTCGGTCGAGCATGTGGTGGCGTAGCTGACCCAGAAGCTGCTGGTGCTGGCGTGGCCTTGGACCTGCACGGAAAATGATGCATTTGGGCCATGACTGGAAAACAGTACGCAATCCACGTCGGTCTTCTCGTAGGCCATGAAGACTTCCGGATAGACCGACTCCATGCCCAGTGCGCACCCGAATCGAACGCCATTGATATCGAAGGTCACCGGACCGGAGCCAGGGGTGTACATATAGCTGGCCTTTGTGAACGACAGCATCCGCTCGTCGTACCGGGTGACGATCTGCCCATGGCGATCGATCACGTAGAGGCTGTTGTGCGGCCTGCGAGGTGCCGAGAGTTGGTGGACTGCACCAACGACCGTCCACAACCCCAAGTTGGCGGCATGTTTTACGATCAGCTCAAGCTCACGTCGTTGAGCAACCCAGTCGAAACGCGACCAATCAGCATCGGTGAGCCGGTCCGGGTCGCTGGACATGATTCGCTTACCCGGAGCGCAAAGGGTGCCTTCGCCGAAATGAATCAACACCGCTCCCTGCTCATGGGCCTCATCCATCAGGGACCTGATAACTCGACCGGATTCGCGTAACGCGGTTCGATCACGGGGGTCGGACGTAGAATTGGCTTGCGCCACCGCGATTCGAATCGGCTGGGGCGTGGGAATCCGTTCCGCGGCCAGCGCGTCAAGAAAGTTCGGATCGATGCGCCCGAGGTGGTCGGGGCCGGGTCCTGACGTCGGCGCCGATGCGGACTCGTTGCGCATGTGTTGCAGTGCAGC contains:
- a CDS encoding carbon-nitrogen hydrolase family protein, with translation MTLNKGFKKRVRARASKTGESYTAALQHMRNESASAPTSGPGPDHLGRIDPNFLDALAAERIPTPQPIRIAVAQANSTSDPRDRTALRESGRVIRSLMDEAHEQGAVLIHFGEGTLCAPGKRIMSSDPDRLTDADWSRFDWVAQRRELELIVKHAANLGLWTVVGAVHQLSAPRRPHNSLYVIDRHGQIVTRYDERMLSFTKASYMYTPGSGPVTFDINGVRFGCALGMESVYPEVFMAYEKTDVDCVLFSSHGPNASFSVQVQGHASTSSFWVSYATTCSTEERDAAGVAGRDGYWLARCTGDQPAIALAEINGDEQNFARPWRRKARGDSLWPVPISSRMTPLQPGTRSD